GCATTAAGCGGCTTTCAGAATACATCGGCCAGAGCTATTTCGATTATCTTGCCGGCCTTCACGACCTTGTCCTCATCATGGATGAATCGCATCGGTACCGGGCATCAGCCGGCGTGCGGGCCATCAATGAGCTGAAGCCAGTCCTGGGGTTGGAACTCACTGCGACGCCTCGCGTCGAGACGGGTCGCGGCTCGATCCAGTTCAAGAACGTGATCTACGATTATCCACTGGCTAAAGCGATGGCCGACGGATTTGTCAAAGAGCCCGCGGTTGTGACGCAGCGGAATTTCGATCCTAGCCAGTTCACGGCGACCCAGATCGAGGAAATCAAGCTCGAGGACGGCATTCGCCTGCAAGAGAACGCCAAGGTCGAATTGGAAACCTACGGCCGCCAGACGGAACAACGCATCGTCAAGCCCTTCATGCTGGTGATTGCACGCGATACAACCCACGCGGCCCAACTTATTCAGTGGATCCAATCGGAGAAGTTTTTCGAGGGGCGGTACAAGGACAAGGTGATCCAGGTGGATTCCAGCAAGACCGGCGCTGAAGAAGACGAGATGGTGGAACGGCTTCTGAAGGTGGAGAGCCCAGAGGAGCCGACAGAAATCGTTATTCACGTCAACATGCTCAAGGAGGGATGGGATGTTACCAACCTTTACACCATCGTGCCCCTTCGAGCTGCAAATGCCCGAATTTTAATCGAACAATCCATCGGGCGGGGCCTTCGATTGCCTTATGGAAAACGAACAGGCGTCACCACTGTCGACCGTCTCAACATCGTTGCCCATGACCGATTTCAGGAGATTGTTGACGAGGCAAACAAACCCGATTCGGTCGTTCGGTTGCAGCAGGTGATACTTGACCCAACGAAGGACCTACAAAAAACAGTCACAGTCGTTTCCCGGCCGAACATCGTGGAGCAGATGGCTCCGTCAGGTGGATTACCGATCGGCGGCCCAATTCCTGCCGGTATGCAGCCGTCAGTCTTCTCAAACGAAACCGAGCGGAAAATCGCGGGCTTGACCTTTGACGCCATCAAGCAATACGAGCGTCTACCGAGCTCCACGTATCTCCTCAAGGACGAAGTCCAAAGCAAGATCGTCAAAGAGGTTGCCGCTGCGTTTGCCCCCATGCAGCAGGAATTGCCCGGAGTGATCGAAAAGCCCGACATCGCTGCCATCGTACAAAAGGCATCAACCCTTTTCGGTCAGCAAACAATCGATATCCCTCGAATTCTTGTCGTCCCAAAGGGGGAGGTAACGATTGGTTATCACCCCTTCAAGCTGGATACTTCGGCCATTCACTATCAGCCGGTTTCCCGCGCTCTGCTGCTACAGTACCTTCGGACAAACCGTCAGGAAACGCTCGACTCCGGCGGAAGTACGCAACTGGAGCAGCGGCTGGAGGATTACATTGTCCGTGGTCTCGTTGATTTCGACGATATCTCGTACGACGACCATGCGGATTTGATTTACAACGTCGCCGGCCAGATGGTGGCCCATCTGAAGAGCTATTTGGCAGAAGACGACGTCCGCAACGTTCTCATTTACCATCAAAGGCAGATCGGCGACTTCATCCATGCCCAGATGCAGGCTCATCAGTGGGAAAAGGCAGGTGACTACGATGTGGTGGTGAGCAAAGGATTCACTGAGTTAAAGCCCAGCGCCTACACTAAACCAGCGGCTGATGCCCTACGCGACTTCCGTGAGACTGTCCAGGATAAGAGCGCCATCAACCAGATGGTGTTCGGCGGTTTCAAGCGATGCCTTTATCCCATCCAGAAGTTTCAATCGGATTCAGAGAGGAAATTGGCGGTGATTCTGGATCAAGAATCCTTGAAATGGTTCAAGCCCGCACGTGGCCAGTTCCAGATTTACTACAAATCGGGAATTGAGCACCTCGAGTATCAGCCCGATTTTGTGGCCGAGACTTCAGATTGCATTTATTTGCTAGAGGCCAAGGCGCGCAACGAGATGGAGAATGACGAAGTCAATGCGAAAAAGGATTCCGCCGTGAAATGGTGCGCCCATGCCGCCGCCCACGCGCTGGAAAACAGCGGAAAACCCTGGAAGTATCTCTTGATCCCCCATGACGCGATTACAGAGAATATGAACATCGAAGGCCTTGCGAATCAGTTTGTGGCGAACTGAGCGTGTTTTTCAATGGTTCTTTTTTGCATCCAAATAGCATC
The window above is part of the Terriglobia bacterium genome. Proteins encoded here:
- a CDS encoding DEAD/DEAH box helicase family protein, which encodes MNRQVNAIAGRLSLRAPQRRSLEILDRITEIAPPHKETDLNTALAAIQSEFPTVTDFEREFPSLCFALATGVGKTRLMGAFISYLHLAHGVNNFFVMAPNLTIYNKLVTDFTPNTPKYVFKGIAEFATDPPEIITGDNYEAKAGTLFDQLLRCKVNIFNISKINSEVRGGKSPRIKRLSEYIGQSYFDYLAGLHDLVLIMDESHRYRASAGVRAINELKPVLGLELTATPRVETGRGSIQFKNVIYDYPLAKAMADGFVKEPAVVTQRNFDPSQFTATQIEEIKLEDGIRLQENAKVELETYGRQTEQRIVKPFMLVIARDTTHAAQLIQWIQSEKFFEGRYKDKVIQVDSSKTGAEEDEMVERLLKVESPEEPTEIVIHVNMLKEGWDVTNLYTIVPLRAANARILIEQSIGRGLRLPYGKRTGVTTVDRLNIVAHDRFQEIVDEANKPDSVVRLQQVILDPTKDLQKTVTVVSRPNIVEQMAPSGGLPIGGPIPAGMQPSVFSNETERKIAGLTFDAIKQYERLPSSTYLLKDEVQSKIVKEVAAAFAPMQQELPGVIEKPDIAAIVQKASTLFGQQTIDIPRILVVPKGEVTIGYHPFKLDTSAIHYQPVSRALLLQYLRTNRQETLDSGGSTQLEQRLEDYIVRGLVDFDDISYDDHADLIYNVAGQMVAHLKSYLAEDDVRNVLIYHQRQIGDFIHAQMQAHQWEKAGDYDVVVSKGFTELKPSAYTKPAADALRDFRETVQDKSAINQMVFGGFKRCLYPIQKFQSDSERKLAVILDQESLKWFKPARGQFQIYYKSGIEHLEYQPDFVAETSDCIYLLEAKARNEMENDEVNAKKDSAVKWCAHAAAHALENSGKPWKYLLIPHDAITENMNIEGLANQFVAN